In Acinonyx jubatus isolate Ajub_Pintada_27869175 chromosome A3, VMU_Ajub_asm_v1.0, whole genome shotgun sequence, a genomic segment contains:
- the EHD3 gene encoding EH domain-containing protein 3 — translation MFSWLGSDDRRRKDPEVFQTVSEGLKKLYKTKLLPLEEHYRFHEFHSPALEDADFDNKPMVLLVGQYSTGKTTFIRYLLEQDFPGMRIGPEPTTDSFIAVMHGQVEGIIPGNALVVDPKKPFRKLNAFGNAFLNRFVCAQLPNPVLESISVIDTPGILSGEKQRISRGYDFAAVLEWFAERVDRIILLFDAHKLDISDEFSEVIKALKNHEDKMRVVLNKADQIETQQLMRVYGALMWSLGKIVNTPEVIRVYIGSFWSHPLLIPDNRKLFEAEEQDLFRDIQSLPRNAALRKLNDLIKRARLAKVHAYIISSLKKEMPSVFGKDNKKKELVNNLAEIYGRIEREHQISPGDFPNLKRMQDQLQAQDFSKFQPLKSKLLEVVDDMLAHDIAQLMVLVRQEETQRPVQMVKGGAFEGTLHGPFGHGYGEGAGEGIDDAEWVVARDKPMYDEIFYTLSPVDGKITGANAKKEMVRSKLPNSVLGKIWKLADIDKDGMLDDEEFALANHLIKVKLEGHELPNELPAHLLPPSKRKVAE, via the exons ATGTTCAGCTGGCTGGGTTCCGACGACCGCCGGAGGAAGGACCCCGAGGTCTTCCAGACGGTGAGCGAGGGGCTCAAGAAACTCTACAAGACCAAGCTGCTGCCCCTGGAAGAGCATTACCGCTTCCACGAGTTTCACTCGCCTGCCCTGGAGGATGCTGATTTCGACAACAAGCCCATGGTCCTGCTGGTGGGCCAGTACTCCACTGGGAAGACCACCTTCATCAG GTACCTACTGGAACAGGATTTCCCAGGCATGCGGATTGGGCCCGAGCCGACCACCGACTCCTTCATTGCCGTGATGCACGGACAGGTGGAGGGGATCATCCCTGGGAACGCCCTGGTGGTGGACCCTAAGAAACCTTTCAGGAAGCTGAACGCTTTTGGCAATGCCTTCTTGAATAG GTTTGTGTGTGCCCAGCTGCCCAACCCGGTGCTGGAGAGCATCAGCGTCATCGACACCCCAGGGATCCTCTCCGGGGAGAAACAGAGGATCAGCCGAG GGTACGACTTCGCGGCCGTCCTCGAGTGGTTCGCCGAGCGGGTGGACCGCATCATCCTGCTCTTTGACGCCCACAAGCTGGACATCTCTGATGAGTTCTCAGAGGTCATCAAGGCCCTCAAGAACCACGAGGACAAGATGCGTGTGGTGCTGAACAAGGCGGACCAGATCGAGACGCAGCAGCTGATGCGGGTGTACGGGGCCCTCATGTGGTCCCTGGGGAAGATTGTGAACACCCCGGAGGTGATCCGGGTCTACATCGGCTCCTTCTGGTCCCACCCCCTTCTCATCCCCGACAACCGGAAGCTCTTCGAGGCGGAGGAGCAGGACCTGTTCCGAGATATTCAGAGTCTGCCGCGAAATGCTGCCCTGCGCAAGCTCAACGACCTCATCAAGAGAGCCAGGCTGGCCAAG gttCATGCCTACATCATCAGCTCCCTGAAGAAGGAGATGCCGTCGGTATTCGGAAAGGATAATAAGAAGAAGGAGCTGGTGAACAACCTGGCTGAGATTTACGGCCGGATCGAGCGCGAGCACCAGATCTCACCTGGGGACTTTCCCAACCTGAAAAGGATGCAG gaCCAGCTGCAGGCCCAGGACTTTAGCAAATTCCAGCCACTGAAAAGCAAGCTGTTGGAGGTGGTGGATGATATGTTGGCCCACGACATCGCCCAGCTCATGGTGCTAGTGCGGCAGGAGGAGACACAGCGGCCTGTGCAGATGGTGAAGGGCGGGGCGTTCGAGGGCACCCTGCATGGCCCCTTCGGGCATGGCtacggggagggggctggggagggcatcGATGACGCCGAGTGGGTGGTGGCCAGGGACAAGCCCATGTATGACGAGATCTTCTACACCCTGTCACCGGTGGACGGCAAGATCACAGGGGCCAATGCCAAGAAGGAGATGGTGCGTTCCAAGCTGCCCAACAGCGTGCTGGGCAAGATCTGGAAGCTGGCTGACATCGACAAGGACGGCATGCTGGATGACGAGGAGTTTGCACTGGCCAACCACCTGATCAAGGTCAAGCTGGAGGGGCACGAGCTGCCCAACGAGCTGCCCGCCCACCTGCTGCCTCCATCCAAGAGGAAAGTTGCTGAGTGA